One stretch of Arachis hypogaea cultivar Tifrunner chromosome 20, arahy.Tifrunner.gnm2.J5K5, whole genome shotgun sequence DNA includes these proteins:
- the LOC112786449 gene encoding UDP-glycosyltransferase 83A1-like — MDIRVIWWLNLFDSLVQERLFEYVLHCLRDSDNVTDWWLCNSTYELEPQAFSCMPNLLPVGPLFRICDDNNKSVAPRSLGQFWEEDLSCMNWLDQQQNNSVVYVAFAFGLELMNRPFLWVVRQDPNCENKIYFPDEFKGNRGKIVGWAPQQKVLSHPAIACFVSHCGWNSTLEGLTNGVRFLCWPYFADQFFNQRYICDVLKVGLGFDLDENGLISRGEIKAKVDQLLGDENTTPRSHKLMEKLKHNIGEKGASSRNLNRFLTWLKH; from the exons ATGGACATCAGAGTCATATGGTGGTTAAATTTGTTTGACTCTTTAGTTCAAGAGAGATTGTTTGAGTATGTGTTGCACTGCCTCCGAGATTCAGATAATGTAACTGACTGGTGGTTGTGCAATAGTACATATGAACTTGAACCACAAGCATTTTCTTGTATGCCAAATTTATTGCCAGTAGGCCCATTATTCCGAATCtgtgatgataataataaaagtGTAGCTCCAAGATCCTTGGGACAATTCTGGGAAGAAGATTTGTCATGCATGAATTGGCTTGATCAACAACAAAACAATTCTGTTGTGTACGTAGCATTTG CTTTTGGGCTCGAGCTGATGAACAGACCCTTCCTTTGGGTTGTTCGTCAAGATCCCAATTGCGAAAATAAGATATATTTTCCGGACGAATTTAAGGGGAATCGAGGTAAAATAGTTGGATGGGCTCCTCAACAGAAGGTGCTAAGCCACCCTGCCATAGCTTGTTTTGTAAGTCATTGTGGTTGGAATTCAACTTTGGAAGGTTTGACTAATGGAGTTCGCTTTTTGTGTTGGCCCTATTTTGCTgaccaatttttcaatcaaagaTACATTTGTGATGTATTAAAGGTTGGATTGGGATTTGATTTGGATGAAAATGGATTAATCTCACGTGGTGAGATTAAAGCCAAAGTGGATCAGCTGCTTGGTGATGAGAACACAACACCAAGGTCTCATAAGCTCATggagaagttaaagcacaacattGGAGAAAAAGGTGCTTCTTCAAGGAACTTAAACAGGTTTCTTACTTGGTTGAAACATTGA
- the LOC140183252 gene encoding uncharacterized protein has translation MVKSLKKKYNLHMLGLIETKREVISKYDVARLWGDNPVGWEFVESDGTAGGLLLMWDDMMFQTSHCYKGERWLCIEGVLTKNNFYCAFCLVYGAHGREEKRMVCEELSYIAGLCQVPLCLLGDFNEILQVEKRKGGTTLPASAEEYKSWVQDMQLVDLPLSDGKFTWFRGQSCSRIDRVLVSVEWVEEFPG, from the coding sequence ATGGTGAAATCattgaagaaaaaatataatttgcaTATGCTGGGTTTAATTGAAACGAAAAGGGAGGTGATTTCGAAATATGATGTTGCAAGACTTTGGGGAGATAATCCGGTAGGTTGGGAGTTTGTGGAATCTGATGGGACGGCTGGAGGGCTTTTATTGATGTGGGATGACATGATGTTTCAGACTAGTCATTGTTATAAAGGAGAAAGGTGGTTGTGCATTGAAGGAGTGTTAACAAAGAATAATTTTTACTGTGCGTTCTGTTTGGTGTATGGGGCGCACGGGAGGGAAGAAAAGCGGATGGTTTGCGAAGAATTGAGCTATATTGCGGGACTGTGCCAAGTTCCTCTCTGCTTGCTAGGGGATTTCAATGAGATACTGCAAGTGGAGAAAAGGAAAGGGGGGACGACTCTGCCGGCATCAGCGGAGGAGTATAAGAGTTGGGTTCAAGACATGCAGTTGGTGGATCTACCTCTCTCTGATGGGAAGTTCACATGGTTTAGGGGTCAATCATGTAGTCGAATTGATAGGGTGTTGGTTTCTGTTGAGTGGGTTGAGGAGTTTCCTGGGTAA